From a region of the Paenibacillus sp. R14(2021) genome:
- a CDS encoding alcohol dehydrogenase catalytic domain-containing protein: protein MLNQLGVPKHMKSTLFTGGGKVAIVQKEVPQPGQGQLLIRTKANALCGSDKGFYVNGSGEHTPGHEIAGVVAAAGPETAAKPGTPGVVFLMDFCGECRSCKQGRTNLCTAKRADIGFSHDGGYGEYVLISENIFFPIDADLSFSDATLLLDIMGTGGHAIRRASLVREDIESVLIAGAGPIGLGILAMVKIILGDQCPVYVTDMNEYRLELASKLGGIPVHAGTENLAVQLSADGLSSVDAAFDSSGQTSARQACIRHLGKSGVLVCVGHGGEVALQVSPDLIAPERTVTGSEYFTFQELKTNAVYLRKHREYLSQIITHRFPLSQMQEACDLFFGGQCGKVVVEL from the coding sequence ATCGACGCTCTTTACGGGTGGGGGAAAGGTTGCTATTGTGCAAAAGGAAGTGCCGCAGCCAGGACAGGGGCAGCTGCTCATTCGGACCAAAGCGAACGCGCTTTGCGGTTCCGATAAAGGGTTTTACGTAAACGGATCAGGCGAGCATACGCCAGGTCATGAGATTGCAGGCGTCGTTGCGGCAGCGGGTCCGGAGACAGCGGCCAAGCCGGGAACGCCGGGCGTTGTGTTTCTAATGGATTTCTGCGGCGAATGCCGGAGCTGCAAGCAGGGGCGCACGAATCTGTGCACGGCCAAACGTGCCGACATCGGCTTCTCGCATGATGGCGGATACGGTGAATATGTGCTCATTAGCGAAAATATCTTTTTCCCGATCGATGCGGACCTGTCCTTCTCGGATGCGACGCTGCTGCTGGATATTATGGGCACAGGCGGTCATGCGATCCGCAGAGCTTCGCTTGTTCGCGAGGATATCGAATCTGTGCTGATCGCGGGTGCAGGGCCGATCGGGCTGGGCATTCTGGCCATGGTCAAAATCATACTCGGCGATCAGTGTCCTGTCTATGTGACGGATATGAACGAGTATCGACTGGAGCTGGCAAGTAAGCTCGGCGGCATTCCGGTGCATGCGGGAACGGAGAATTTGGCCGTGCAGCTGAGCGCGGACGGCTTGTCCAGCGTCGATGCGGCGTTCGATTCCAGCGGACAGACGTCCGCCCGGCAGGCTTGCATTCGCCACCTCGGCAAAAGCGGCGTGCTTGTCTGCGTCGGCCATGGCGGCGAAGTCGCGCTGCAAGTATCGCCCGATTTGATCGCACCGGAGCGGACGGTGACGGGGAGCGAATATTTTACGTTCCAGGAGCTGAAGACCAACGCGGTTTACCTGCGCAAGCATCGTGAGTACCTGTCGCAGATCATTACGCACCGGTTCCCTCTCTCGCAGATGCAGGAAGCGTGCGATTTGTTCTTCGGCGGGCAATGCGGCAAAGTAGTCGTGGAGCTGTAA
- a CDS encoding transcriptional regulator — protein MHIQVTTSNMGLLECFSSETRVRIIELLDQSPMSIKELAAELGLSSAIVTKHIQKLEQAGFVGTESISGARGRLKVCRLLPEFVTLQLRTPSIRSANVYTVSIPVGQYNDFKVRPTCGLASDESVIGIVDDPRYFWDPDHVKAKHIWFGSGYVEYRIPNYLVGEQTVKSLTLSFEICSESPGYNENWPSDISFFLNGTELGTWTCPGDFGANRGVYTPDWWMHGTQHGLLKTVTIRKDGTFIDGVQLSRLTPADLNIKLGDDIRFRIACPDTAVHCGGISLFGRQFGNYDQEIEVTVTYE, from the coding sequence ATGCACATACAAGTCACTACGTCGAATATGGGTTTACTTGAATGCTTTTCTTCCGAAACGAGGGTGCGGATCATCGAGCTGCTCGATCAGTCGCCGATGAGCATCAAGGAGCTCGCCGCCGAGCTTGGCTTGTCCTCCGCCATCGTGACCAAGCATATTCAGAAGCTGGAGCAGGCGGGGTTCGTAGGGACAGAGAGTATCTCGGGTGCACGCGGCCGCCTGAAGGTCTGCCGCCTCCTGCCGGAATTCGTCACCCTTCAGCTGCGGACGCCCTCCATTCGCAGCGCCAACGTTTATACCGTCTCGATACCCGTCGGCCAATACAACGACTTTAAGGTCAGGCCGACTTGCGGCCTCGCCTCGGACGAATCCGTCATCGGCATCGTTGACGATCCTCGCTATTTCTGGGACCCGGACCATGTGAAGGCGAAGCATATCTGGTTTGGCAGCGGCTATGTGGAATACCGCATCCCGAACTATTTGGTCGGCGAGCAAACGGTGAAGAGCCTGACGCTCTCCTTCGAAATTTGTTCCGAATCGCCAGGCTACAACGAGAACTGGCCGTCCGATATTTCGTTCTTTCTCAACGGCACGGAGCTTGGCACCTGGACATGCCCCGGCGATTTCGGTGCTAATCGGGGCGTCTATACGCCGGATTGGTGGATGCACGGGACCCAGCACGGGCTGCTCAAAACCGTAACCATCCGCAAAGACGGCACCTTCATCGACGGCGTGCAGCTGTCGCGTTTGACCCCAGCCGACCTGAACATCAAGCTGGGCGACGATATCCGCTTTCGCATCGCCTGTCCCGACACCGCCGTCCATTGCGGCGGCATCAGCCTGTTCGGCAGGCAGTTCGGCAACTACGATCAGGAGATCGAGGTTACCGTGACCTATGAATGA
- a CDS encoding GNAT family N-acetyltransferase translates to MIDVRILNMNEERVVDVSIEALFSTFPKIETERLMLRQMEAMDAMDLHAFYANKKVTKHLDWHGPASAADSGTLIESWNQAFRERRLIPWGISLREQPQLMGTVILMPTRGAFDDEHRFPLTLGYDLRPDQWNKGIMTEALRGVIDFTKHYIHPNRIQAEVVPDNQASIKLLSKLGFQQEGLLRQYLMHEVTHKLLDVAIMALLMN, encoded by the coding sequence ATGATAGACGTACGGATCTTGAATATGAATGAAGAGCGAGTGGTCGACGTGAGTATCGAAGCTTTATTCTCCACCTTTCCTAAAATCGAAACCGAGCGGCTGATGCTGCGGCAGATGGAAGCGATGGATGCGATGGATCTGCACGCGTTCTATGCAAATAAGAAGGTCACGAAGCATCTGGATTGGCATGGGCCGGCTTCGGCGGCGGATTCCGGAACGCTGATCGAATCCTGGAATCAAGCCTTCCGGGAGCGAAGACTGATTCCGTGGGGAATCTCGCTGCGGGAGCAGCCGCAACTCATGGGCACGGTCATTTTAATGCCGACCCGGGGAGCTTTTGACGATGAACACCGGTTTCCGCTTACGCTCGGCTACGACCTAAGGCCGGATCAATGGAACAAAGGCATTATGACGGAGGCGCTTCGCGGTGTGATCGACTTTACGAAACATTACATCCATCCGAACCGGATCCAAGCGGAAGTGGTACCGGATAATCAAGCCTCCATCAAGCTGCTAAGCAAGCTCGGGTTTCAGCAGGAAGGCTTGCTCCGGCAGTATTTGATGCATGAGGTGACGCATAAACTGCTTGACGTGGCGATTATGGCGCTGCTGATGAATTGA
- a CDS encoding peptide-methionine (S)-S-oxide reductase, which translates to MMMNNSHTQSITLGMGCYWSPDALFGQLPGITSTRVGFAGGTTDNPNTRQTGDHTEMVEIEFDPEIISLESILNVFWSSHNPVNINNYRDRLYQSLILFRDPAQQHVIQEVMKSREEQGNGRPDTEVAPYAGFYPAEDRNQKFYLRRFPDAMDKLKALFATENELMGSTLAARLNGLAKGHTNLEKIIDEIRTWPISSEEQEAVIQLIKGIKW; encoded by the coding sequence ATGATGATGAACAATAGCCATACCCAATCGATAACACTCGGCATGGGCTGCTACTGGAGCCCCGACGCTTTATTCGGACAACTGCCCGGCATTACGAGCACGCGCGTAGGGTTCGCCGGAGGAACGACAGATAACCCGAATACCCGGCAAACCGGAGACCATACCGAAATGGTCGAAATCGAATTTGATCCGGAGATTATAAGTTTGGAGAGCATCCTGAATGTATTCTGGAGCAGCCATAATCCAGTGAATATCAATAACTATCGGGACCGGTTATACCAATCCTTGATCTTGTTCCGTGACCCGGCACAGCAGCATGTCATCCAAGAGGTTATGAAGAGCCGTGAAGAACAAGGAAACGGCAGACCGGACACCGAGGTGGCGCCTTACGCCGGTTTTTATCCCGCTGAGGATCGAAATCAGAAATTTTATTTGAGACGATTCCCTGATGCGATGGACAAGCTGAAAGCCCTCTTTGCCACCGAAAATGAACTGATGGGTTCGACTTTGGCTGCACGATTAAACGGACTTGCCAAGGGTCATACCAATTTGGAGAAAATTATCGATGAGATTCGAACGTGGCCAATAAGCTCCGAGGAACAGGAAGCGGTCATTCAGCTCATCAAAGGGATCAAATGGTGA
- a CDS encoding acyl-CoA dehydrogenase family protein: MNDTQFQRLKAEVRGYVDGRLRELSVRIEETGQCGPDVWQELRERGYLRLAAPEAYGGHGLSFTQYLQLLELFSESHGSIRMVVHVINGIWRPVDFLANEAQRERFVKPLVRGEITAAFALTEPNAGSGADIETSARKEGDSYVLSGEKWLITFGDTVDYLLIYARLEGTKGYEGTMALLVPRTAAGVEIREMSSTLGLTGTGHAHIVLKDARVPADHLLGEVGQGLAGALNGFLDPSRICVGMTCVGLAQRAFDIAVARSRERVTFGKSLSQRQVVQTWIAEMATDIEAARQLVMYAGRLKDDGTLTPPPASMAKLYALEMLQRVTDKAQQIWGGIGYFKGYEIERIYRDARAQKFEEGTAEIQKAVIAKHVLAGG; encoded by the coding sequence ATGAACGATACGCAATTTCAACGGTTAAAAGCGGAGGTCAGAGGCTACGTGGACGGACGTCTGCGGGAGCTCTCGGTGCGCATCGAGGAGACCGGGCAGTGCGGGCCGGACGTCTGGCAGGAGCTGCGGGAGCGGGGCTATCTTCGTCTTGCCGCACCGGAAGCCTACGGCGGCCACGGTCTCAGCTTCACGCAATATTTGCAGCTGCTCGAGCTGTTCTCGGAATCGCACGGCTCGATCCGCATGGTCGTGCACGTCATCAACGGGATTTGGAGGCCTGTCGACTTCCTGGCAAACGAGGCGCAGCGCGAACGCTTCGTGAAGCCGCTCGTGCGCGGCGAAATTACGGCGGCCTTCGCGCTCACGGAGCCGAACGCGGGCTCCGGTGCCGACATTGAAACATCTGCCCGCAAGGAAGGCGATTCCTATGTGCTGTCGGGCGAGAAATGGCTGATTACCTTCGGGGATACGGTCGATTACTTGCTTATCTACGCGCGCTTGGAAGGGACTAAGGGCTACGAGGGCACAATGGCCTTGCTCGTGCCACGGACCGCCGCGGGCGTGGAGATCCGTGAAATGTCTTCGACGCTCGGACTCACGGGAACCGGACATGCCCACATCGTCTTGAAGGATGCACGCGTTCCCGCGGACCATCTGCTTGGCGAGGTCGGACAAGGACTCGCTGGCGCGCTGAACGGCTTCCTCGATCCAAGCCGGATCTGCGTCGGTATGACCTGCGTCGGGCTTGCGCAGCGCGCGTTCGACATCGCCGTGGCGCGCAGCCGCGAGCGCGTCACCTTCGGCAAATCCCTCAGCCAGCGGCAGGTCGTCCAGACGTGGATTGCCGAAATGGCGACGGATATCGAGGCTGCGCGCCAGCTGGTTATGTATGCGGGCCGCTTGAAGGACGACGGCACGCTGACGCCGCCCCCGGCTTCGATGGCGAAGCTGTACGCGCTCGAGATGCTGCAGCGCGTTACGGACAAGGCGCAGCAAATCTGGGGCGGCATCGGTTATTTCAAGGGCTACGAGATCGAGCGGATCTACCGCGACGCGCGGGCGCAGAAGTTCGAGGAAGGCACGGCGGAGATTCAAAAAGCGGTCATCGCCAAGCATGTGCTGGCGGGAGGGTGA
- the aroA gene encoding 3-phosphoshikimate 1-carboxyvinyltransferase: protein MKRLKIFPHEGSIEGTVRIPPSKYHLHRALIFGSLAEGDTRIHGKSGALHIKDTLHALQDFGIAIQEIDNGYRVKGGAYRPTNGRIGVGSSGSTLQFMLGLGSLSSGLAPTFNGHKALRDRPIGPLLEALGSMGVQWQAEAHKLPVTIGPGKVQGGHIRIQGTLSQWISGLLILAPFAEQDTIVEALPPHNELTYVNLTISMLRKFGIRVEEMAEGTQWRVPAKQTYHPAVVHIEPDLSSAAFLLVLAALFPADIILKGLEHAGTHPEGQIMDIIRQYGVTLDFDEQLGGTRVRRSEQHKPAERICIDMRHIPDLIPALSVAAALSEGTTTVLQNIGPGRMKESNRVKAMLQLAKMGANIKEVEDDLIIEGVGRLTGGANISTYNDHRVQMAFTLASLRGEGKPTELTFPNAYRISYPEFFEHLAQLGIDTGSQAKWDEEQPNEEAVNE from the coding sequence ATGAAGCGATTAAAGATTTTTCCGCATGAGGGCAGCATCGAAGGAACCGTTCGGATTCCGCCGTCCAAGTACCATTTGCATCGGGCTTTGATCTTCGGCTCACTTGCCGAGGGAGATACGCGAATTCACGGTAAATCAGGGGCGCTGCATATCAAGGATACGCTTCATGCCTTGCAAGATTTCGGAATCGCAATTCAGGAAATCGACAACGGATACCGGGTAAAAGGCGGCGCTTACCGTCCGACGAACGGACGCATCGGTGTCGGGAGCTCAGGCTCGACGCTGCAGTTCATGCTTGGGCTTGGAAGTCTATCGAGCGGACTCGCGCCGACGTTTAACGGGCATAAAGCGCTTCGAGACCGGCCGATCGGTCCGCTCTTGGAGGCGCTCGGCAGCATGGGCGTCCAGTGGCAGGCCGAGGCGCACAAGCTGCCGGTCACGATTGGACCGGGCAAGGTGCAGGGCGGGCATATTCGCATTCAAGGGACGCTCAGCCAGTGGATTTCCGGCTTGCTCATTCTTGCGCCGTTCGCGGAGCAGGATACGATCGTTGAAGCGCTGCCGCCACACAATGAGCTGACCTACGTTAATTTAACAATCAGCATGCTGCGCAAATTCGGTATCCGCGTCGAGGAAATGGCGGAAGGCACGCAGTGGCGAGTGCCGGCAAAGCAAACGTACCATCCGGCTGTCGTTCATATCGAGCCGGATCTGTCTTCAGCCGCGTTCCTGCTCGTGCTGGCCGCGCTGTTTCCGGCTGACATCATACTGAAAGGGCTTGAGCATGCAGGAACGCATCCGGAAGGCCAAATCATGGACATTATCCGCCAATATGGCGTAACGCTGGACTTTGACGAGCAGCTAGGAGGCACGAGAGTCCGCCGTTCCGAGCAGCACAAGCCGGCCGAACGCATCTGCATCGACATGCGTCACATTCCGGATCTCATCCCTGCGCTGTCTGTGGCGGCTGCGTTATCGGAGGGCACGACCACCGTGCTGCAAAATATCGGACCTGGCCGGATGAAGGAATCGAATCGCGTCAAAGCGATGCTGCAGCTTGCCAAAATGGGCGCCAACATCAAGGAGGTCGAGGATGACCTGATTATCGAAGGGGTCGGCAGGCTGACCGGCGGCGCCAACATCTCCACCTATAATGACCACCGCGTTCAAATGGCGTTTACGCTCGCTTCGCTGCGGGGGGAAGGCAAGCCGACCGAGCTCACCTTTCCGAATGCCTACCGGATTTCGTACCCGGAATTTTTCGAGCATTTGGCACAGCTTGGCATAGACACCGGCTCGCAGGCCAAGTGGGATGAAGAGCAGCCAAATGAGGAGGCCGTGAACGAATGA
- a CDS encoding AMP-binding protein gives MISTKTFKQERLFLHRLSQAKPGSGAIVDLADAASPVSISYGELDALSDRAAQGLIELGVEEGENVAYLLPNRWEFVVFTLAVWKIGAVACPLLPVLREREIPFIVGRAQSKVLLIPDEYRNFQYGPLIRKIRSEMPGLRHVIMIDTNDPSDLRRCLGGLASREPDRELIARRRPGPDSPAQLLFTSGTTGEPKGVIHTHRTLSEGLAAHVKELGLTAKDTLWIPSPMAHQTGFLYGMMLAMYLGAKQVCQGVWEMETARAAIERHGATFVQAAMPFLADLTREERPPQGLKIFVATGAPVPRKLAEEARHRLNCKVVGGWGSTESCMISVGSVKQYADSSWNTDGLAISGRRMKVIDSDGRPLPPGQEGIFMVKTPAMFTAYLNRPDWYDSVIDADGFFNTGDLAIIDEQGNLHLTGRVKDIINRGGMKIPVSEIENLLYRMNAIRDAAVVGMPDQRLNERICAYVTLIDPEQEITLTEVTAYMQELGVTKAYWPERLEILKDMPRTPTGKIQKYLLRQMIADKLQNE, from the coding sequence ATGATCTCAACCAAGACCTTCAAACAGGAACGGCTCTTCCTGCACCGGCTGTCCCAAGCGAAGCCGGGAAGCGGCGCGATTGTGGACCTGGCAGATGCCGCGTCGCCGGTCAGCATCAGTTACGGCGAGCTGGATGCGCTCTCGGACCGTGCCGCGCAAGGGCTGATCGAGCTCGGGGTGGAGGAAGGCGAGAACGTAGCCTATCTGCTGCCGAACCGCTGGGAATTCGTCGTCTTTACATTGGCCGTCTGGAAGATCGGCGCCGTTGCCTGCCCGCTGCTGCCGGTGCTGAGGGAGCGGGAAATTCCGTTTATCGTCGGCCGCGCGCAGAGCAAGGTGCTGCTCATTCCGGATGAATATCGGAATTTCCAATACGGCCCGCTGATCCGCAAGATCCGCTCCGAAATGCCGGGTTTGCGCCATGTGATTATGATCGATACCAACGATCCATCGGATCTTAGGCGCTGCCTGGGGGGGCTCGCAAGCCGCGAGCCCGACAGGGAGCTGATCGCGCGCCGTCGTCCGGGGCCGGATTCGCCGGCCCAGCTGCTGTTCACGTCGGGGACGACAGGCGAGCCGAAGGGCGTCATCCATACGCACCGGACGCTCAGCGAAGGGCTGGCCGCCCACGTGAAGGAGCTTGGCTTGACGGCGAAGGACACGTTATGGATTCCGTCGCCGATGGCACATCAGACCGGGTTTCTGTACGGCATGATGCTTGCGATGTATTTGGGCGCCAAGCAAGTGTGCCAAGGCGTCTGGGAAATGGAAACGGCTCGTGCCGCGATCGAGCGGCACGGAGCGACGTTCGTGCAGGCTGCGATGCCGTTTCTGGCGGATTTGACCCGCGAAGAGCGGCCGCCTCAGGGGCTGAAGATTTTCGTTGCGACTGGTGCGCCCGTGCCGCGCAAGCTGGCTGAAGAAGCGCGCCACCGGCTGAACTGCAAAGTCGTGGGGGGCTGGGGCTCCACTGAGTCGTGCATGATCAGCGTCGGATCGGTCAAGCAGTACGCGGACAGCTCCTGGAATACGGACGGGCTGGCGATTTCGGGCAGACGAATGAAGGTCATCGATTCGGACGGACGGCCGCTGCCGCCGGGGCAGGAAGGCATCTTCATGGTGAAGACGCCGGCAATGTTTACCGCGTATTTAAATCGTCCGGATTGGTACGATTCGGTGATCGATGCCGATGGTTTCTTCAATACCGGGGATCTGGCGATCATCGATGAGCAGGGCAATCTGCATCTGACCGGCCGCGTGAAGGACATCATCAACCGGGGTGGGATGAAGATTCCGGTCTCCGAGATCGAGAATCTGCTGTACCGCATGAACGCGATCCGGGACGCGGCCGTTGTCGGGATGCCCGATCAGCGGCTGAATGAGCGGATTTGCGCGTACGTAACGCTTATCGATCCGGAGCAGGAAATAACGCTGACCGAAGTGACCGCCTATATGCAGGAACTAGGCGTGACGAAGGCGTATTGGCCGGAACGGCTGGAGATTTTGAAGGACATGCCCCGCACGCCGACGGGCAAGATTCAGAAGTATTTGCTTCGGCAAATGATAGCGGACAAGCTCCAGAACGAATGA
- a CDS encoding Gfo/Idh/MocA family protein produces MAGRSGKTKVALIGTGGWGGQHARVLAAHPDVELCAIVGRNPARTIARAEQYSANAYTNIREMLDREQPDLVSLCLPNEGHYAATLEVIEAGCPLLVEKPLVFDLREADRLLEEAAKRGLFFAINFNHRYAKPMQLAKERIDGGKLGELVFGSWRFGGEGGSPDASPHSNLIETQCHGFDSMEFLMGRIESVTAEMTDITGKGYTTMSIGLRLESGAIGNLLGTYDSSYAYSDTQRLEVNGTKGRVLIEDTVRRFQFQAAGSETADVWQAGYFNDRDREFHRTFDAHLGAILAAFRAGGQPPVHAEAGMRALKLAHAAIASYESGKRVRVLG; encoded by the coding sequence ATGGCGGGACGATCTGGAAAAACGAAAGTGGCGTTAATCGGCACGGGAGGGTGGGGCGGGCAGCATGCACGCGTATTGGCGGCGCATCCGGACGTGGAGTTGTGCGCGATTGTCGGGCGGAATCCCGCACGGACGATCGCGAGAGCGGAGCAGTATTCGGCCAATGCTTATACGAATATTAGGGAAATGCTTGACCGGGAGCAGCCGGATCTGGTCAGCTTATGCCTGCCGAACGAAGGGCATTACGCGGCGACGCTTGAGGTGATCGAGGCGGGCTGTCCGCTGCTGGTGGAGAAGCCGCTCGTGTTCGATCTGCGGGAGGCGGACCGGCTGCTGGAGGAAGCGGCGAAGAGGGGACTGTTCTTCGCGATTAATTTCAATCATCGCTATGCTAAGCCGATGCAGCTCGCGAAGGAGCGAATTGACGGGGGAAAGCTGGGCGAACTCGTCTTTGGCTCTTGGCGCTTCGGCGGCGAGGGCGGCAGCCCGGATGCTTCGCCGCACAGCAACCTGATCGAAACCCAGTGTCACGGCTTCGACTCGATGGAGTTTCTAATGGGACGCATCGAATCCGTCACGGCGGAGATGACGGACATCACCGGCAAAGGCTACACCACGATGTCGATCGGGCTCCGGCTCGAGAGCGGCGCCATCGGCAATTTGCTGGGGACGTACGATTCCTCTTACGCCTATTCGGATACGCAGCGGCTTGAGGTTAATGGAACCAAAGGCCGCGTGCTGATCGAGGACACGGTGCGCCGTTTTCAATTCCAAGCGGCCGGCAGCGAGACGGCGGACGTATGGCAGGCCGGTTATTTCAACGACCGCGACCGCGAATTCCACCGGACCTTCGACGCGCATCTCGGCGCGATCCTCGCGGCGTTCCGGGCTGGCGGCCAGCCCCCGGTCCACGCCGAAGCAGGCATGCGCGCGCTGAAGCTTGCACACGCGGCGATCGCGTCCTACGAGAGCGGGAAGCGAGTGCGGGTGCTGGGGTAG
- a CDS encoding glycoside hydrolase family 2 protein has product MAKQLRAEHPRPQFMRDNWVNLNGEWEFAFDDDNKGIALNWQAGETELPKRIQVPFAYQSKLSGIHESTFHDIVWYRTALEIPAAFENKQVLLHFGAVDYEASVWVNGVLVATHEGGHTPFQANITHALQGQGNTLVVQAVDYNTDRTIPRGKQFWKEKSESIFYTGTTGIWQTVWMEAVSEAYVDSVKLTPDIDRKEISVTAYVKGAAASKTQLRVKAEITYKGEKISEDIFSISKGAASATRSIRIDDFDDRRRGGLWSPEHPHLYDIALTLLDGGTVLDEVDSYFGMRKVSIENGKLCLNNHPYYLRMVLDQGYFPEGNLTPPSDDAIRQDVELTKAMGFNGARKHQKLEDPRFLYWCDQLGLVVWSEAANAYDYSDAYVRRFTKEWMASVERDYNHPSIIAWVPINESWGVTNIPMDKEQQNHAVSLYHLTKAFDGMRPVISNDGWELAITDLFTIHDYEWRREVLLERYSSAQKAVTAMPANKVLSVKDYPYEGQPIIVSEFGGISYKKSDWEGWGYIGVTNDEDYIARLRDVIQPMFLSGVVQGFCYTQLTDVEQEINGLLTYDRVPKLPIETIRAIVENK; this is encoded by the coding sequence ATGGCTAAACAGCTTCGCGCAGAACATCCGCGTCCGCAATTTATGAGAGACAACTGGGTCAACCTGAACGGCGAATGGGAATTCGCGTTCGACGACGATAACAAAGGGATCGCCTTGAACTGGCAAGCCGGCGAAACCGAGCTGCCGAAACGGATCCAGGTGCCTTTCGCCTACCAAAGCAAGCTGAGCGGCATTCATGAGTCGACGTTCCACGATATCGTCTGGTACCGTACGGCGCTTGAGATCCCGGCTGCTTTCGAGAACAAACAGGTGCTGCTGCATTTCGGCGCCGTTGATTACGAAGCATCGGTCTGGGTAAACGGCGTGCTGGTCGCAACCCATGAAGGCGGACATACGCCGTTCCAGGCGAACATTACGCACGCGCTGCAAGGGCAGGGCAACACGCTCGTCGTCCAAGCGGTCGATTACAACACGGATCGCACCATTCCGCGCGGCAAGCAGTTCTGGAAAGAGAAGTCCGAGTCGATCTTCTATACCGGTACGACAGGGATCTGGCAGACCGTCTGGATGGAGGCCGTATCCGAAGCGTATGTGGACAGCGTGAAGCTGACGCCGGACATCGACCGCAAGGAAATCAGCGTAACGGCTTACGTCAAGGGTGCTGCTGCATCGAAAACACAGCTGCGGGTTAAAGCCGAAATCACATATAAAGGCGAGAAAATTTCCGAGGATATCTTCTCGATTTCAAAAGGCGCAGCATCGGCAACCCGTTCGATCCGCATCGATGATTTCGACGACAGACGGCGCGGCGGCTTATGGAGCCCGGAGCATCCGCATCTATATGATATCGCGCTTACGCTGCTGGACGGCGGCACGGTGCTGGACGAGGTGGACAGCTACTTCGGCATGCGCAAAGTATCGATCGAGAACGGCAAGCTCTGCCTGAACAATCATCCGTATTACCTGCGCATGGTGCTGGACCAAGGGTACTTCCCGGAAGGCAACCTGACGCCGCCAAGCGACGACGCCATCCGGCAGGACGTGGAGCTGACTAAAGCGATGGGCTTCAACGGCGCCCGTAAGCATCAGAAGCTGGAGGATCCGCGCTTCCTGTACTGGTGCGATCAGCTAGGCCTTGTCGTCTGGAGCGAAGCGGCCAACGCGTACGATTATTCGGACGCTTACGTGCGCCGGTTTACGAAGGAATGGATGGCATCCGTTGAGCGCGATTACAACCATCCGTCCATTATCGCCTGGGTGCCGATTAACGAAAGCTGGGGCGTAACGAACATTCCGATGGATAAGGAGCAGCAGAACCACGCGGTATCGCTCTATCATCTGACCAAAGCGTTCGACGGCATGCGTCCGGTCATTTCCAACGACGGCTGGGAGCTTGCGATCACGGACCTGTTTACCATCCACGATTACGAGTGGAGACGCGAAGTGCTCCTTGAGCGCTACAGCTCGGCGCAGAAAGCCGTTACGGCGATGCCGGCGAACAAAGTCTTGTCCGTCAAGGATTATCCGTACGAGGGCCAGCCGATCATCGTTTCCGAATTCGGCGGCATTTCGTACAAGAAAAGCGACTGGGAAGGCTGGGGTTATATCGGCGTAACGAACGACGAGGACTATATCGCGCGTCTGCGCGACGTCATTCAGCCGATGTTCCTGTCCGGAGTCGTGCAGGGCTTCTGCTATACGCAGCTGACGGATGTAGAGCAGGAGATCAACGGCCTGCTGACCTATGACCGAGTGCCGAAGCTGCCGATCGAGACGATCAGAGCCATCGTGGAAAATAAATAA